From the Sphingomonas suaedae genome, one window contains:
- a CDS encoding putative DNA modification/repair radical SAM protein — translation MAKLSRLEKLEILADAAKYDASCASSGAQKRNSRDGAKGGIGSTTAIGICHSYAPDGRCISLLKILMTNMCMFECTYCINRSSSNVRRAAFTVDEVVDLTLDFYKRNYIEGLFLSSGIIRSPDYTMEQIVEVARRLREDHDFRGYIHLKTIPEGDPDLIAQAGRYADRLSINIEMPSDSGIRALAPEKDGARIRRTMHDLGIRIGDAKAERKTSRRAPIFAPAGQSTQMIVGADDSTDATVLQTSAQLYSSYGLRRVYYSAFSPIPDASRTLPAQPPPLMREHRLYQSDWLLRFYGFSVGEIAATMQDGRLALDMDPKLACAMQRRELFPVDVNRAPRESLLRVPGLGARVVDRLIAARRHQRLALADVGRLCQSLRKIRPFIVAADWRPTALLDRADLKQRIVPVPPPTQLSLFAS, via the coding sequence ATGGCAAAGCTTAGTCGCCTCGAAAAACTGGAGATTCTCGCCGACGCCGCCAAATATGACGCGTCGTGCGCGTCGAGCGGTGCCCAGAAGCGCAATTCGCGAGACGGGGCGAAGGGCGGCATCGGATCGACCACCGCGATCGGCATCTGTCACAGCTATGCGCCCGACGGGCGCTGCATCTCGCTGCTCAAGATCCTGATGACGAATATGTGCATGTTCGAATGCACCTATTGCATCAACCGCTCGTCCTCGAACGTCCGCCGCGCCGCCTTCACCGTGGACGAGGTGGTCGACCTCACCCTCGATTTCTACAAGCGCAACTATATCGAGGGGCTGTTCCTGTCCTCCGGCATTATCCGCAGCCCCGATTATACGATGGAACAGATCGTCGAGGTGGCGCGCCGCCTGCGTGAGGACCATGATTTCCGGGGCTATATCCATCTCAAGACCATCCCGGAGGGCGATCCGGATCTGATCGCGCAGGCGGGGCGCTATGCCGACCGCCTGTCGATCAATATCGAGATGCCGAGCGACAGCGGGATCCGCGCCCTCGCCCCCGAAAAGGACGGTGCCCGCATCCGCCGGACGATGCACGATCTCGGCATCCGCATCGGCGATGCCAAGGCGGAGCGCAAAACTTCGCGCAGGGCCCCGATCTTCGCGCCGGCCGGGCAAAGCACGCAGATGATCGTCGGGGCCGATGACAGCACCGACGCGACGGTGCTCCAGACGAGCGCGCAGCTCTACAGCAGCTATGGGTTGCGCCGCGTCTATTACTCCGCCTTCTCGCCAATTCCGGATGCCAGCCGTACCCTGCCCGCCCAGCCCCCGCCGCTGATGCGCGAGCATCGGCTGTACCAGTCTGACTGGCTGCTGCGCTTCTACGGCTTTTCGGTTGGCGAGATTGCCGCGACGATGCAGGACGGGCGGCTGGCGCTCGACATGGACCCCAAGCTCGCCTGCGCGATGCAGCGGCGCGAGCTGTTCCCGGTGGACGTCAATCGCGCGCCGCGCGAAAGCCTGTTGCGCGTGCCGGGGCTTGGTGCGCGGGTGGTCGATCGGCTGATCGCGGCGCGGCGGCATCAGCGCCTGGCGCTCGCCGATGTCGGGCGGCTGTGCCAGTCGCTGCGCAAGATCCGCCCATTCATCGTCGCTGCGGACTGGCGCCCGACCGCGCTGCTTGACCGGGCCGATCTCAAGCAGCGCATCGTCCCCGTCCCGCCGCCCACGCAATTGTCGCTGTTCGCAAGCTGA
- a CDS encoding UdgX family uracil-DNA binding protein (This protein belongs to the uracil DNA glycosylase superfamily, members of which act in excision repair of DNA. However, it belongs more specifically to UdgX branch, whose founding member was found to bind uracil in DNA (where it does not belong), without cleaving it, appears to promote DNA repair by a pathway involving RecA, rather than base excision.) → MHVATLDQPDDFAAWRDQARMFLAAAVPPHDVAWRIGESGTAELFANAAPPPAQRSAPLHVPRALLALLRLALLHRDPDRFALAYRLLWRLRDQPSLHANPADPDMIAVQALAKAVRRDMHKMHAFVRFRKVGSANGREQFAAWFEPDHHITRAVAGFFRDRFTGMDWIIVTPEATIGWDGTILTTGPGGRRGDVPDADAVEDEWRAYYSSIFNPARVKVAAMKKEMPVKYWRNLPEAMLVQPLLRQAEGRVDAMVKRQREDAAILTAEPVQPRRHFDTLDALNAALVQDDVPPSPDFADRVVLGEGPPSARLMLVGEQPGDMEDRKGRPFVGPAGQLLDDCLDDAGIERSETYLTNAVKRFKFTERGKRRLHQTPNAGDIAHYRWWLNEEIRLVDPAVVVALGATALHALTGKKQALAPLRDGALDLGERQMIVTVHPSFLLRLPDEQARGIERERFVRDLAAARALV, encoded by the coding sequence GTGCACGTCGCGACCCTCGATCAACCCGATGATTTCGCCGCGTGGCGCGATCAGGCGCGCATGTTCCTCGCCGCCGCCGTCCCGCCGCACGATGTGGCGTGGCGGATCGGGGAAAGCGGGACAGCGGAGCTGTTCGCGAACGCCGCACCACCGCCGGCGCAGCGGTCCGCGCCGCTCCACGTACCCCGCGCGCTGCTCGCGCTGTTGCGCCTTGCGCTGCTGCATCGCGACCCCGACCGCTTCGCCCTGGCCTATCGCCTGCTCTGGCGGCTGCGCGATCAGCCCTCGCTGCACGCCAACCCCGCCGACCCGGACATGATCGCAGTGCAGGCGCTAGCAAAGGCGGTGCGGCGCGACATGCACAAGATGCACGCCTTTGTCCGCTTCCGGAAAGTCGGGTCCGCGAACGGGCGCGAGCAGTTCGCCGCATGGTTCGAACCCGATCATCATATCACCCGCGCCGTCGCGGGGTTCTTTCGCGATCGCTTCACCGGCATGGACTGGATCATCGTGACGCCGGAGGCGACGATCGGCTGGGACGGGACCATCCTGACGACAGGCCCCGGTGGCCGGCGCGGCGACGTGCCCGACGCCGACGCGGTCGAGGACGAATGGCGCGCCTATTATTCCAGCATCTTCAATCCCGCCCGCGTCAAGGTCGCCGCGATGAAGAAGGAGATGCCGGTCAAATATTGGCGCAACCTTCCCGAGGCGATGCTGGTTCAACCGCTGTTGCGACAGGCAGAGGGACGGGTGGACGCGATGGTGAAGCGACAGCGCGAGGATGCGGCGATCCTGACTGCGGAACCCGTTCAACCCCGACGCCACTTCGACACGCTTGACGCGCTCAACGCCGCGCTGGTGCAGGACGATGTGCCCCCCTCCCCCGATTTTGCCGACCGCGTCGTCCTCGGCGAAGGACCGCCCTCCGCACGGCTCATGCTCGTCGGCGAGCAACCCGGCGACATGGAGGACCGTAAAGGGCGGCCCTTTGTCGGCCCGGCCGGACAATTGCTCGACGACTGCCTCGACGACGCCGGGATCGAGCGATCCGAAACCTATCTCACCAACGCGGTGAAGCGGTTCAAATTTACCGAGCGCGGGAAGCGGCGGCTGCACCAGACACCCAATGCCGGGGATATCGCCCATTATCGCTGGTGGCTGAATGAGGAGATCCGGCTGGTCGATCCTGCAGTCGTCGTCGCGCTGGGCGCCACGGCGCTGCACGCGCTGACCGGAAAGAAGCAGGCGCTGGCACCGCTGCGCGACGGTGCACTGGACCTGGGCGAACGACAGATGATCGTCACCGTTCATCCCAGCTTCCTCCTGCGCCTGCCCGACGAACAGGCGCGCGGAATCGAACGGGAGCGGTTCGTACGCGACCTGGCGGCAGCGCGGGCGCTGGTCTGA
- a CDS encoding DUF885 domain-containing protein — MTTRRQFLASTASLASLRVFPAFARQGAPSADSAASTLLDATAEQLLTNSPESATSLGIDKGERAHLRSMVEDRSIAGRQKVAAGLRARVAQLNALDRDALSPVMQTNVDAVRTAFEIGLDGMAFPYGDVAVGGWRNAPYVVVQNVGAYLDMPRFLDNEHKVESAADAASWLSRLDGWAGQIDGETERLKVAFDRGVIAPDFLLDKCLKQIALTRGTDAGKWELIENFTGKKAVTGSQAADAAKIAAGKVAPALDRQIAELKRHRAKATSDAGVWKFPDGEAYYAWALRAGTTTTMTPDEVHRTGQEELKALQSEMDGILRKLGYSQGTVGARMTALGKDEKYLYPNTDEGRQEILAYMTRTIQDMRAKMPQAFHTLVKGNVEVKRLPLAEEPGAPGAYGGAGSIDGTVPGRVWLNLRTTHLHTKYSLATLAYHEGIPGHAWQGEYTFKLPLVRSLLSFNAYTEGWALYAEQLGAELGAYDDDPVGRLGYLQSLAFRACRLVVDTGLHAKRWTRAQAIDWFATANGSSVEEVAGEVDRYCSWPGQACGYKLGHTEINTLRTKTQRALGNAYDFRAFNDAVVMGGSVPLTVLESVIDRHIAARRA, encoded by the coding sequence ATGACCACTCGCCGCCAGTTCCTCGCCTCGACCGCCAGCCTTGCGTCATTGCGCGTCTTCCCCGCCTTCGCGCGGCAGGGCGCACCTTCCGCCGATTCTGCGGCGAGCACGCTCCTCGATGCGACCGCCGAGCAGTTGCTGACTAATTCCCCCGAGAGTGCGACCTCGCTCGGGATCGACAAGGGCGAACGGGCACATCTGCGCTCGATGGTCGAGGATCGCAGCATTGCCGGTCGGCAAAAGGTCGCTGCAGGCCTTCGCGCTCGCGTCGCCCAACTCAACGCGCTGGATCGCGACGCGCTGTCGCCGGTCATGCAGACCAATGTCGATGCGGTGCGGACTGCGTTCGAGATCGGCCTCGACGGCATGGCCTTTCCTTATGGCGATGTCGCGGTCGGCGGCTGGCGCAACGCGCCCTATGTCGTGGTCCAGAATGTCGGTGCGTATCTCGACATGCCGCGCTTCCTCGACAATGAGCATAAGGTCGAAAGCGCGGCGGACGCGGCCAGCTGGCTCTCGCGGCTCGATGGCTGGGCGGGACAGATCGACGGCGAGACCGAGCGGCTGAAGGTCGCATTCGACAGGGGTGTGATCGCGCCCGATTTCCTGCTCGACAAATGTTTGAAGCAGATCGCGCTCACCCGCGGCACCGATGCCGGAAAATGGGAGTTGATCGAGAATTTCACCGGCAAGAAGGCGGTGACCGGCAGCCAGGCGGCCGATGCGGCGAAGATCGCGGCGGGCAAGGTCGCGCCTGCGCTCGACCGCCAGATTGCCGAACTGAAGCGCCATCGCGCCAAAGCGACGTCGGACGCGGGCGTGTGGAAATTCCCCGACGGCGAGGCTTATTATGCCTGGGCGCTGCGGGCCGGGACCACCACGACGATGACCCCGGACGAGGTGCACCGCACCGGCCAGGAGGAGCTGAAGGCGCTCCAGTCCGAAATGGACGGCATTTTGCGCAAGCTCGGCTACAGCCAGGGGACGGTCGGCGCCCGGATGACCGCGCTCGGCAAGGACGAGAAATATCTCTATCCGAATACCGACGAGGGGCGGCAGGAAATCCTCGCCTATATGACCAGGACCATCCAGGACATGCGGGCCAAGATGCCGCAGGCGTTTCACACGCTGGTGAAGGGCAATGTCGAGGTGAAGCGGCTTCCGCTCGCCGAGGAGCCGGGCGCGCCGGGCGCCTATGGCGGCGCCGGATCGATCGACGGCACCGTGCCGGGGCGCGTCTGGCTCAATCTGCGCACCACGCATCTGCACACGAAATACAGTCTCGCCACCCTGGCCTATCATGAAGGCATTCCCGGCCATGCGTGGCAGGGCGAATATACGTTCAAGCTGCCGCTGGTGCGCTCGCTGCTGTCGTTCAACGCCTATACCGAGGGCTGGGCGCTCTATGCCGAGCAATTGGGCGCCGAACTGGGCGCCTATGACGACGATCCGGTCGGGCGGCTGGGCTATCTCCAGAGCCTCGCCTTTCGCGCGTGCCGTCTTGTCGTGGATACCGGCCTCCACGCCAAGCGCTGGACGCGCGCGCAAGCCATCGACTGGTTTGCCACCGCAAACGGATCCTCGGTCGAGGAAGTCGCGGGTGAGGTCGACCGCTATTGCAGCTGGCCGGGCCAGGCGTGCGGCTACAAATTGGGGCATACGGAGATCAACACCCTACGCACCAAGACGCAGCGTGCGCTGGGCAACGCCTATGACTTCCGCGCATTCAACGATGCGGTGGTGATGGGCGGCAGCGTGCCGCTGACCGTGCTCGAAAGCGTGATCGACCGGCACATCGCGGCCCGACGAGCCTAA